One window from the genome of Natrialba magadii ATCC 43099 encodes:
- a CDS encoding DUF128 domain-containing protein: protein MTSDPDRRTYDILRLLAAHEPIGSVHLTDHLRERGYSITERTVRLTLADLDESGLTEKAGGKGRRLTVAGRAELDRGGVSGRVEQVRERLADLTSHVTYNPETDDGDVVVGTVTVPATNRSDVESIIAAIDDSPLGPAATALESVERDGEEFLEIAAPSSVTIDGVLLNEGIDTDLETTGVVEYHADPESVPYDDPEPAAHGGAIRRFTDVIGDERATVDMVSLLIEARRTTVGSALAGEPGLLVADNREFPLAKYDRAHELAVATRRQLGGVIDVRRPREPGPFPWDEPGWAFASLTCVGLSECLIARCVEEGIATEWETLARVHDRADLQ, encoded by the coding sequence ATGACGAGCGATCCGGATCGACGAACGTACGACATCCTCCGTTTGCTCGCGGCTCACGAACCGATCGGGAGCGTTCACCTGACCGACCATCTCCGCGAGCGCGGCTATTCGATCACGGAGCGAACGGTCCGGCTCACGCTCGCCGACCTCGATGAGAGCGGATTAACTGAGAAAGCAGGTGGAAAAGGAAGGCGGCTGACAGTTGCCGGCCGCGCAGAGCTCGATCGCGGCGGCGTCAGTGGCCGTGTCGAACAGGTCCGCGAGCGACTCGCAGACCTGACAAGTCACGTGACGTACAACCCAGAGACCGACGACGGAGACGTCGTCGTCGGTACCGTTACCGTACCGGCGACGAACCGGTCAGACGTCGAGTCGATTATCGCAGCGATCGACGACTCACCGCTGGGACCAGCCGCGACAGCACTCGAGTCGGTCGAGCGCGACGGCGAGGAGTTCCTCGAGATCGCCGCGCCCTCGAGTGTAACGATCGATGGCGTGTTGCTCAACGAGGGGATCGACACGGATCTCGAGACGACCGGTGTCGTCGAGTATCACGCGGATCCGGAGAGCGTCCCCTATGACGATCCGGAGCCGGCCGCCCACGGCGGTGCGATCAGGCGGTTCACCGACGTGATCGGAGACGAGCGAGCGACTGTCGACATGGTATCGCTGCTGATCGAGGCACGTCGTACGACGGTCGGCTCGGCGCTTGCGGGCGAGCCAGGGCTTCTGGTCGCCGACAATCGTGAGTTTCCGCTCGCAAAGTACGACCGCGCACACGAGCTCGCAGTCGCCACTCGCCGCCAACTCGGCGGTGTGATCGACGTGCGGCGGCCGCGCGAACCCGGCCCGTTCCCGTGGGATGAACCGGGCTGGGCGTTCGCCTCGCTGACGTGTGTCGGTCTCTCTGAGTGCCTCATCGCCCGTTGCGTCGAGGAGGGAATCGCGACGGAGTGGGAAACGCTGGCACGGGTTCACGATCGAGCAGACTTACAATAG
- a CDS encoding aspartate aminotransferase family protein, producing the protein MTEPERPSDTSAAELLATEHEQYQEQTPGSAALAEDLGELVPAGVCSTYRAYDPYPVHAERATGTTIHDVDGNEYLDFALNNGTQLVGHTHPTLSEATKEQIDDGTLYTRPSDLIEFAAQPLLDRWEAIEQVRFTNSGTESVMHSMRLARAATGREKIIRMEGAYHGAHDPALVSKMPPLDEAGPADDPTPIRESRGIPESVPENILLAQYNDAASVERLLRAHEDEVAGILVEPACFNLGVVEPEDGFLHRLRELADEFGAVLIFDEVKTGAKIAPGGGAEYYGVQPDLVALAKAIGGGYPVGAFGGKRELMELVAADLEKGVATGAAHYGTYNGNPLSLRAVGVTLREILTDDAYDHVTELSERLADGYRDVMADADIDGYVVTVGSQGMVYFTDERVRTFRDWEHVDEELHEAYWFGMLNRGVIPHPHDASQQWTISVQHTTDEIDAHIDSFADLATHLSAAQ; encoded by the coding sequence ATGACCGAGCCAGAACGACCATCCGACACGTCGGCGGCGGAGTTACTCGCAACCGAGCACGAACAGTACCAGGAGCAAACACCAGGTTCAGCGGCGCTTGCCGAGGATCTGGGGGAACTGGTCCCCGCAGGCGTTTGCAGCACGTACCGTGCGTACGATCCGTATCCCGTACACGCCGAGCGGGCGACGGGGACGACGATTCACGACGTGGACGGGAACGAGTACCTGGATTTCGCACTGAACAACGGAACCCAGCTCGTCGGGCACACGCATCCGACGCTGTCCGAAGCGACGAAAGAGCAGATCGACGACGGGACGCTGTACACGCGACCGAGTGACCTCATCGAGTTCGCAGCGCAGCCGCTACTCGACCGCTGGGAGGCGATCGAACAGGTCCGGTTCACGAACAGCGGCACCGAATCGGTGATGCACTCGATGCGCCTCGCGCGGGCAGCGACCGGCCGTGAGAAGATCATCCGGATGGAAGGCGCGTACCACGGCGCACACGATCCAGCCCTCGTGAGCAAGATGCCGCCACTCGACGAGGCCGGACCGGCCGACGATCCAACGCCGATCAGGGAGTCCCGTGGAATCCCGGAGTCTGTCCCAGAGAACATCCTCCTGGCACAGTACAACGACGCAGCGAGCGTCGAGCGACTGCTTCGCGCCCACGAGGACGAGGTTGCGGGCATTCTCGTCGAACCGGCCTGCTTCAATCTCGGCGTCGTCGAACCGGAAGATGGTTTCCTCCATCGGCTGCGCGAACTGGCCGACGAGTTCGGTGCCGTCCTGATTTTCGACGAAGTCAAGACCGGCGCGAAGATCGCACCCGGCGGCGGGGCCGAGTACTACGGCGTCCAGCCGGATCTGGTCGCGCTCGCGAAGGCGATCGGCGGCGGCTATCCCGTCGGCGCGTTCGGTGGCAAGCGAGAACTCATGGAACTGGTCGCGGCTGATCTCGAGAAGGGCGTCGCGACCGGTGCGGCACACTACGGCACCTACAACGGGAACCCGCTCTCGCTGCGCGCGGTCGGTGTCACGCTGCGGGAAATACTCACGGACGACGCGTACGACCACGTCACCGAGCTCTCCGAACGCCTGGCGGACGGCTATCGCGATGTGATGGCCGACGCCGATATCGATGGCTACGTCGTCACTGTCGGATCACAGGGAATGGTGTACTTCACGGACGAGCGCGTGCGAACGTTCCGCGACTGGGAACACGTCGACGAGGAACTCCACGAAGCCTACTGGTTCGGGATGCTCAACCGCGGTGTCATCCCACACCCCCACGACGCCTCTCAGCAGTGGACCATCAGCGTCCAGCACACGACCGACGAGATCGATGCACACATCGACTCCTTCGCGGATCTCGCCACGCATTTATCCGCCGCACAGTAG
- a CDS encoding metallophosphoesterase: MIAIFSDTHSESGHELTGEALTAAREADTVIHAGDFTSTAALESFQAVCNTLFAVHGNADSAAVRDRLPTARVVEAGGVRFAVTHRRDGGEMGLTMFGRSRDADVVVSGHTHRPTVIDTEDCLLLNPGSHAQPRGNRPGFVVLEERADENVSLTGELRQPDGTVLESIVVSA; encoded by the coding sequence ATGATTGCGATTTTCTCGGACACACACAGCGAGAGCGGTCACGAACTGACTGGCGAAGCGCTGACCGCAGCGCGTGAGGCGGACACTGTCATCCACGCCGGTGACTTCACGAGTACGGCCGCACTCGAGTCGTTTCAGGCTGTGTGTAACACCCTCTTTGCCGTGCACGGCAACGCAGACAGCGCCGCGGTTCGTGACCGACTCCCGACGGCGCGCGTCGTCGAGGCAGGCGGCGTCCGGTTCGCCGTCACCCACCGCCGCGACGGCGGCGAAATGGGGCTCACGATGTTCGGTCGGTCGCGAGATGCCGACGTCGTCGTTTCGGGACACACCCACCGACCGACGGTAATCGACACCGAGGACTGTCTGCTGCTCAATCCCGGCAGTCACGCCCAGCCACGCGGAAATCGGCCGGGGTTCGTCGTTCTCGAGGAGCGTGCCGACGAGAACGTGAGTCTCACCGGGGAACTGCGCCAGCCAGACGGAACGGTACTCGAGTCAATCGTCGTCTCGGCGTGA